CTGGCGGCGGCGTACACCCAGTAGCAAACGGCATGGCAACAGCCGCTGACTGGATGTCGGCAGCATCATTCATCTCAATGGCAGGTATCATCTCATTCGTTGGTTATGACGGTGCGGTTTACCTAATGGGTTGGACAGGTGGTTATGTACTACTTGCGCTATGTTTAGCACCTTACCTACGTAAGTTCGGTCAGTTTACGGTTCCTGATTTCATCGGTGAGCGTTACTACTCGAAAACGGCACGTATGGTAGCGGTATTCTGTGCAATCTTCGTATCGTTTACGTACGTTGCAGGCCAGATGCGAGGTGTGGGCGTTGTATTCTCTCGTTTCCTAGAAGTTGATATTAACCTAGGCATCATCATTGGTATGGGTATTGTGTTCTTCTACGCAGTACTAGGTGGCATGAAAGGCATCACTTATACGCAGGTAGCTCAATTCTGTGTCCTCATTTTCGCCTTCCTTGTTCCAGCAATCTTTACCTCAATCATGATGACGGGTAACCCACTTCCACAAGTTGGTATGGGCTCTACGCTATCAGGCACAGATGTTTACCTTCTTGATAAACTGGATGGACTGACCGAAGAACTCGGATTTACCGCCTATACAGAAGGTAACAAGAGCATGGTAGATGTATTCTTCATCTGTGCGGCTCTAATGGTAGGTACTGCCGGTCTTCCACACGTAATCATTCGTTTCTTCACGGTACCAAAAGTACGTGATGCTCGTATCTCAGCGGGTTGGGCACTACTGTTCATCTCATTGCTATACACAACAGCACCCGGCGTTGCAGCATTCGCTCGTGTAAACATGATCGAAACAATCAACGGCCCTGACATGCAAGGTGTCGCCGCAGCAGACGCACCGAGCTGGTACAAAAACTGGGAAAGCACTGGCCTAGTAGGTTGGGAAGATAAGAACGGCGATGGCAAAATGTTCTACTCGGGCGATGAACGCAACGAGATGAAGATTAACCGTGACATCATCGTACTGGCTTCTCCAGAACTAGCAAAACTACCAAACTGGGTTGTCGCACTGCTTGCAGCCGGTGGCCTAGCCGCAGCACTATCAACAGCCGCAGGTCTGCTATTGGTAATCTCAACGTCGATTTCACATGACTTGTTGAAGAAAGGCTTTAGACCAAACATGACCGACAAGCAGGAACTGTTAGCCGCTCGTTTAGCTGCCATGATCGCGATTGTAGGTGCAGGTTACTTGGGTATTAACCCACCAGGCTTCGTAGCACAGGTAGTAGCGTTTGCCTTCGGCTTAGCCGCAGCATCCTTCTTCCCAGCGATCATCCTAGGTATCTTCTACAAGAAGATGAACAAGGAAGGCGCAATTGCAGGTATGTTGTCAGGTATTGCCTTCACAGCAAGCTACATCATCTACTTCAAGTTCATTAACCCAGCAGCAAGCACACCAGAAAACTGGTGGTTTGGTATCAGCCCAGAAGGCATCGGTACGCTAGGTATGTGTCTAAACTTCGTAGTATCAATTGCTGTAAACAAAGTAACTGCTGAAGTGCCACAAGATGTCCAAGAGATGGTTGAGAACATCCGTTACCCGAAAGGTGCTGGTGAAGCTCACGACCACTAAGAAGCTCGCGACTTAGTGACTAGGATAATAAGCACTTAGAAAATGAATCAGTACTTACATTGTAGGGATTAGGTACTGACTCCAGAAAGCCGATACGTCATGTATCGGCTTTTTCTTTTCCTACTCACTTTATAAAAAGAGAAACAAAGGGTTGTTTTTAAAATCTCATTTGATAATAATTATCATTAACATTCATTACTGAGATGCAGATGATGAAAGAGCAGCAGGTTCTTTATTCGAGGTTTTACAAAGCACAGGATCGCTTTGCTTCATTAGAACAAGTTCAAGGCCATGAACCGTTTGTGATTCAAGAGTATATCGAGTGCGCACTCACGCTTTCTGCTTACTATGAAAAGCATGCCGCCCAAGAAAATATCTTGTTGTGCGAGCTGTATCTGCGCCAAGTTTTCTTCCATTTGATAGAAGCGATTGAGTCTCCAGAACGCAGTTTCGCCTTTCGTCATATCTGCCTAGACTCTATTCACTCACCACTATTTTATTTGAAACGACACTACTGCCAGCAGCCACAAGGCCAAGCGCGTTTCTTGAATCTCAGCCAAACACTACAACAAGTCCAAGCCCCACTTAGCTAACAAGGATAGAAGATGACCCTACAATTTCGGATTGAAAAAGATAGCATGGGGGAAGTTAAAGTCCCTGCTGATGCGCTATATCAAGCACAAACTCAACGTGCCGTGGATAACTTCGCGTTTAGTTCGCACAAGATGCCAGATAGTTTCATTCAAGCACTGGCGCTGATTAAGCAGGCCGCCGCCGATACCAACGCTCAGTTAGGTTTATTAGAAGGTGATATTGCCAACGCGATAGCCGAAGCTAGCCAAGAGATCATTGAGGGTAAACACCTCGAGCAATTCCCTATTGATGTTTACCAAACCGGTTCTGGTACAAGCTCCAACATGAATGCCAACGAAGTGATTGCGACACTCGCTTCAAGAAGCCTGCAAGGAGACGTGAACCCAAATGATCACGTAAACATGGGGCAAAGCAGTAACGATGTCGTGCCGACAGCAATCCAAGTCAGTGTCGCTTTGATGGCAGAAAATAAGCTGTTGCCTGCACTTACCCACCTTTCTGCGGCGCTTAC
Above is a window of Vibrio atlanticus DNA encoding:
- a CDS encoding sodium:solute symporter family protein, with protein sequence MDIQTWTFILVGITFAVYIGIAIWARAGTTSEFYVAGGGVHPVANGMATAADWMSAASFISMAGIISFVGYDGAVYLMGWTGGYVLLALCLAPYLRKFGQFTVPDFIGERYYSKTARMVAVFCAIFVSFTYVAGQMRGVGVVFSRFLEVDINLGIIIGMGIVFFYAVLGGMKGITYTQVAQFCVLIFAFLVPAIFTSIMMTGNPLPQVGMGSTLSGTDVYLLDKLDGLTEELGFTAYTEGNKSMVDVFFICAALMVGTAGLPHVIIRFFTVPKVRDARISAGWALLFISLLYTTAPGVAAFARVNMIETINGPDMQGVAAADAPSWYKNWESTGLVGWEDKNGDGKMFYSGDERNEMKINRDIIVLASPELAKLPNWVVALLAAGGLAAALSTAAGLLLVISTSISHDLLKKGFRPNMTDKQELLAARLAAMIAIVGAGYLGINPPGFVAQVVAFAFGLAAASFFPAIILGIFYKKMNKEGAIAGMLSGIAFTASYIIYFKFINPAASTPENWWFGISPEGIGTLGMCLNFVVSIAVNKVTAEVPQDVQEMVENIRYPKGAGEAHDH